A stretch of the Enterobacter mori genome encodes the following:
- a CDS encoding ankyrin repeat domain-containing protein: MVQGCKQNMDLKPENYFSGQQLTLARAIENGEVDKVIKLASETDLNKPGKEDMTLLFWAVMNSINENKTPSRLKIITILVKSGADPLQPRPKGGSSPAEFVLKADSSVWIQAMLDGGLSPNAKDKIFDEPIIFQTIEAKNTETLQAMLDKGSNIDVIDSLGKTLLIDALDYSAYDHVLLLLQRGANPEIKAESGWTMGNQLQLELSRAKEGSEHYKKLNEIKDSLIQHGGKWPPEPVRREAE; the protein is encoded by the coding sequence ATGGTTCAGGGGTGTAAACAAAACATGGATTTAAAACCAGAAAACTATTTTAGCGGGCAGCAGCTTACATTAGCGCGTGCAATCGAAAACGGCGAGGTTGACAAGGTTATTAAATTAGCTTCAGAAACAGATTTAAACAAGCCCGGTAAAGAAGATATGACATTGTTATTTTGGGCTGTCATGAATTCAATAAACGAGAATAAAACGCCGAGCCGTTTGAAAATCATCACTATTTTGGTTAAGTCTGGTGCAGACCCCTTACAGCCTAGACCAAAAGGAGGCAGTAGTCCCGCTGAGTTTGTGTTAAAAGCAGACAGTAGTGTCTGGATACAGGCTATGCTTGATGGGGGATTATCACCAAATGCAAAAGATAAAATTTTTGATGAGCCTATTATATTTCAAACTATTGAGGCCAAAAATACTGAAACGCTGCAAGCTATGCTTGATAAAGGAAGTAATATTGATGTGATTGATTCTTTAGGCAAAACGTTGTTAATTGATGCCCTTGACTACAGCGCCTACGATCATGTGCTCCTTTTATTGCAGCGTGGAGCAAACCCTGAGATTAAAGCTGAAAGCGGCTGGACAATGGGAAATCAATTGCAACTTGAATTGAGCAGAGCCAAAGAGGGTAGCGAGCACTACAAGAAACTTAACGAAATTAAAGATTCACTGATACAACACGGCGGGAAATGGCCACCAGAGCCAGTAAGACGAGAGGCTGAGTGA
- a CDS encoding phospholipase: MYNIRFVYLFSENVSPALFAKIIRPSVAGQWIMSVPDNSLRSLFTRYDLLHSITGANPYQSGRDTRKLIVQDLDMGRVAAIDESYRNWSSVTEMFYINADGRLQAASNTGLGWYPVSTIIDRYETMVRTYGSRPAPTVLPKQVVKSKAAQVPDEPTPGKEGKTYAAQLQEMTKAERWQARKDLIAKGSNSLYPDAQIAAKRLAANNIAVEKAKLAENVYKTVNPLEATPGVPEGWTDISNDAGALDKLGLKSNILYDKTDSPDFLSRVYQPDPDVFGKDMNPTLVFRGSREPEFFPMKNMADWKNNAAQGLGMESDYYRKAIQIGKQLYRAGQKIDIAGHSLGGGLASAASMASGQAGWTFNAAGLHSSTVEKYGGSLLGNADNIQAYRVEGELLTKVQEVNLAEDYKMLKGHIPALIAKEEISAIMPNAAGIVHDLPGGTGGPLDRHGIGQAINCIEQQKDEDISIIRSRV, encoded by the coding sequence ATGTATAACATCAGGTTTGTCTATCTTTTTAGCGAGAATGTATCGCCAGCGCTGTTCGCGAAAATTATCCGCCCGTCCGTCGCCGGGCAGTGGATTATGTCGGTTCCCGACAATTCGCTGCGCTCACTCTTTACTCGCTATGATTTGCTGCACTCCATCACTGGCGCGAATCCATATCAATCTGGACGCGATACGCGCAAGCTAATTGTGCAGGATCTCGACATGGGTAGGGTGGCGGCCATTGACGAGAGTTATCGAAACTGGTCATCAGTGACGGAGATGTTTTATATCAATGCTGACGGGCGATTGCAGGCCGCCTCGAATACGGGGCTGGGCTGGTATCCGGTGAGTACGATTATCGACCGTTACGAAACCATGGTGAGAACCTATGGTTCGCGTCCTGCGCCAACGGTATTGCCGAAGCAGGTGGTGAAATCGAAAGCGGCGCAGGTGCCGGACGAGCCGACACCGGGGAAAGAGGGAAAAACCTACGCGGCGCAGTTGCAGGAGATGACCAAAGCAGAACGCTGGCAGGCGCGTAAGGATCTTATTGCTAAAGGGAGCAATAGCCTATACCCGGATGCGCAGATCGCGGCTAAACGACTGGCGGCTAACAATATCGCGGTGGAGAAAGCGAAACTGGCAGAGAATGTGTATAAGACCGTTAACCCGCTGGAAGCCACGCCTGGGGTACCGGAGGGGTGGACGGATATTAGTAATGATGCGGGGGCGTTGGACAAATTAGGTCTCAAAAGCAATATACTTTATGATAAAACCGACTCACCTGATTTTCTTTCACGCGTTTATCAGCCTGATCCAGATGTTTTTGGTAAAGACATGAATCCTACGTTAGTATTTAGAGGCTCCAGGGAACCAGAGTTTTTTCCAATGAAAAATATGGCTGACTGGAAGAATAATGCCGCGCAAGGATTAGGAATGGAATCTGATTATTATAGAAAAGCCATTCAAATTGGGAAGCAATTATATAGGGCGGGTCAAAAAATAGATATTGCAGGCCACTCTCTGGGAGGTGGATTAGCGTCAGCTGCCTCAATGGCGAGCGGGCAGGCAGGATGGACATTTAATGCGGCAGGTTTGCATTCAAGCACTGTTGAAAAATATGGCGGAAGTTTGCTTGGTAATGCAGACAACATTCAGGCTTATCGCGTTGAAGGAGAACTGCTTACAAAAGTTCAGGAAGTTAATCTTGCGGAAGACTATAAAATGTTGAAAGGTCACATACCAGCACTTATCGCCAAAGAAGAAATCTCTGCCATTATGCCTAACGCGGCTGGGATCGTACACGATCTCCCTGGTGGAACAGGAGGCCCTTTGGACCGTCATGGAATTGGTCAGGCAATAAATTGCATTGAACAGCAAAAGGATGAAGACATTTCTATTATCAGGAGTCGCGTGTGA
- a CDS encoding serine/threonine protein kinase produces the protein MTDNDNNRTVPNALPVGYRFNEFEIKEVIGGGGFGIVYRAWDHQLERTIAIKEFMPSSLAVRGDDMTLVLRSERFGKAFSAGLNSFIQEARLLARFNHPNLLHVLRFWVQNDTAYMGTLFYSGTTLSRLREEKPELINEAWIRRTLPMLFGAIKTIHDEGYLHRDISLDNIQIQDNGLPVLLDFGSARRTIGNLSDETETMLRPGFAPIEQYTDDNESEQGPWTDIYALGAVLRTLIVGSPPPVSVVRSIQDTCKPLVEIMPQGYSIPLLQAIDRALALHMEDRPQSIDEFAALIEMPVAGIDDVLVAKKPGTMLVPVEEDAATSALDWRRYKIPGLVAAGVLVGVVAGAMLFGGSDQDATQQTAAVSPPPETTDTAPETKPEAAKVSETAPPVATAQQSAPPVDASPVALVYIRMHDGETLKVNGEPKALRPGNNGYASLKLPAGEIRIDLEVNGRTRTQTLDITKPGTWLVNP, from the coding sequence ATGACGGATAATGATAACAATCGGACTGTCCCAAACGCGCTCCCGGTCGGGTACCGCTTCAACGAGTTTGAAATTAAAGAGGTGATCGGCGGCGGCGGTTTTGGCATTGTCTATCGCGCGTGGGATCACCAGCTCGAACGCACTATCGCTATCAAAGAATTTATGCCTTCCTCGCTCGCCGTGCGCGGCGACGACATGACCCTCGTGCTGCGCAGCGAGCGCTTCGGCAAAGCGTTTTCCGCAGGCCTGAACAGCTTTATTCAGGAAGCCCGTCTGCTGGCGCGCTTTAACCACCCGAACCTTCTGCACGTCCTGCGCTTCTGGGTACAAAACGACACGGCCTACATGGGGACGCTGTTTTACAGCGGCACCACGCTTTCGCGCCTGCGTGAAGAAAAGCCGGAGCTGATCAACGAGGCGTGGATCCGCCGCACGCTGCCGATGCTGTTCGGCGCGATCAAGACTATCCACGACGAAGGTTACCTGCACCGCGACATCTCTCTGGATAACATTCAGATCCAGGATAACGGCCTGCCTGTGCTGCTCGATTTTGGCTCCGCGCGCCGCACCATCGGTAACCTTTCTGATGAAACCGAAACCATGCTGCGCCCGGGCTTTGCGCCGATTGAGCAATACACCGACGACAACGAAAGCGAGCAGGGTCCGTGGACGGATATTTACGCCCTTGGTGCCGTGCTGCGTACCCTGATTGTGGGATCTCCACCGCCGGTTAGCGTGGTGCGCTCTATTCAGGATACCTGCAAACCGCTGGTGGAAATCATGCCCCAGGGTTATTCCATCCCGCTGCTGCAGGCCATTGACCGCGCGCTGGCGCTGCACATGGAGGATCGTCCGCAGTCTATCGACGAGTTCGCGGCGCTGATTGAGATGCCTGTGGCAGGAATCGATGATGTCCTGGTGGCCAAAAAGCCGGGCACGATGCTGGTGCCGGTGGAAGAAGACGCTGCTACGTCTGCACTCGACTGGCGGCGTTATAAAATACCGGGGCTGGTCGCTGCGGGTGTGCTGGTGGGGGTAGTTGCGGGTGCGATGTTGTTCGGCGGCAGCGATCAGGACGCGACGCAGCAGACGGCTGCCGTGAGTCCACCACCAGAGACCACCGACACCGCGCCGGAAACCAAGCCGGAGGCTGCGAAGGTGAGCGAGACGGCACCACCAGTTGCCACCGCGCAACAGAGTGCGCCGCCTGTCGACGCCAGCCCTGTCGCGCTGGTCTATATCCGCATGCACGATGGCGAAACGTTGAAGGTTAACGGCGAGCCAAAAGCGCTGCGTCCGGGGAATAATGGCTACGCATCGCTTAAATTACCCGCGGGTGAGATCAGAATTGACCTGGAAGTGAATGGAAGAACGCGTACCCAGACGCTGGATATTACGAAGCCAGGGACCTGGCTGGTGAATCCGTAA
- the tssH gene encoding type VI secretion system ATPase TssH, whose protein sequence is MSEISRAVLFGKLDTLLFTSLESATAFCKLRGNPYVELVHWLHQLMQQQDGDLQQVIRHFALDEQQLTRDIVAALDVLPRGASSVSDLSEHIDSAVERAWVFGSLKFGVSRIRGGHLLIGMLKTWNLANVLKSISAQFTRLNVEVLIEQFDAICANSKETQQAAAAVDAPAGAVPAAQGTLAQYGQDLTARAREGKIDPVVGRDEEIRQMVDILMRRRQNNPLLTGEAGVGKTAVVEGLALRIADGDVPEPLQNIQLWLLDIGMLQAGAGMKGEFEARLQALINEVQSSATPIILFIDEIHTLIGAGGQQGTGDAANLLKPALARGQLRTIGATTWAEYKKYIEKDPALTRRFQTVQVHEPDEAKAILMLRSTVSPLETHHQVLLLDEAVSAAVKLSHRYIPARQLPDKAVALLDTACARVAVSQSAPPAQLEDCLRHLAALDVEIEIAEREARVGAGDANRVTALHDEREAYETKREALAQRWEEERSLVQEIIRLRAALFAAGDEDSAELRLQLAEQQQALNALQGDEPLLFAAVDENVVAAVVSDWTGIPLGRMVKNEIDAVLNLADTLNQRVIGQRHGLDLIARRVKTSRAKLDDPNKPVGVFMLCGPSGVGKTETALALAESLYGGEQNVITINMSEFQEAHTVSTLKGAPPGYVGYGEGGVLTEAVRRRPYSVVLLDEIEKAHPDVHEIFFQVFDKGWMEDGEGRHIDFRNTIIILTSNVGTELISAMCADPELMPEPEALSGALRQPLLEVFPPALLGRLLVVPYYPLSDEMLGLIVRLQLKRIQRRLEENHGIISEFDDSVVEQIVQRCTEVESGGRMVDAILTNTLLPQMSQILLTASRSDEQFRRLHVTCEQGEFHCQFAA, encoded by the coding sequence ATGTCAGAAATTAGCCGTGCCGTGCTTTTCGGCAAACTGGATACGCTGTTATTTACCTCTCTGGAAAGCGCCACTGCGTTCTGCAAGCTGCGCGGCAACCCCTACGTTGAGCTGGTGCACTGGCTGCATCAGCTCATGCAGCAGCAGGATGGCGATCTGCAGCAGGTCATCCGCCACTTTGCCCTTGATGAACAGCAGCTGACGCGCGATATCGTTGCGGCGCTGGATGTGCTTCCGCGCGGGGCGAGTTCCGTTTCCGATCTCTCCGAACACATCGACAGCGCCGTGGAGCGCGCCTGGGTCTTTGGCTCGCTGAAGTTTGGCGTGAGCCGTATCCGCGGCGGCCATTTGCTGATCGGCATGCTTAAAACCTGGAATCTGGCCAACGTGCTGAAAAGCATCTCGGCGCAGTTCACCCGCCTTAACGTCGAGGTGCTGATTGAGCAGTTCGACGCTATCTGCGCCAACAGCAAAGAGACGCAGCAGGCCGCTGCCGCCGTCGATGCACCGGCGGGTGCGGTACCGGCGGCGCAGGGGACGCTGGCCCAGTACGGCCAGGACCTGACCGCCCGCGCCCGGGAAGGGAAGATTGACCCGGTTGTTGGGCGCGACGAGGAGATCCGCCAGATGGTGGATATTCTGATGCGCCGCCGCCAGAACAACCCGCTGCTGACCGGGGAAGCCGGGGTCGGCAAAACTGCCGTCGTTGAAGGGCTGGCGCTGCGTATCGCCGACGGCGACGTCCCGGAGCCGCTGCAAAACATTCAGCTGTGGCTGCTGGATATCGGCATGCTGCAGGCCGGAGCAGGCATGAAGGGTGAGTTTGAAGCCCGTCTGCAGGCGCTCATTAACGAAGTCCAGTCCAGCGCCACGCCGATTATCCTGTTTATTGATGAGATCCACACCCTGATTGGCGCAGGCGGCCAGCAGGGAACCGGCGATGCGGCGAACCTGCTGAAGCCCGCGCTGGCACGCGGTCAGCTGCGCACCATCGGGGCCACCACCTGGGCGGAGTACAAAAAATACATCGAGAAAGACCCGGCGCTGACCCGTCGTTTCCAGACGGTGCAGGTTCACGAGCCGGATGAAGCGAAAGCCATTCTGATGCTGCGCAGCACCGTGTCACCGCTTGAGACGCACCACCAGGTGCTGCTGCTCGACGAAGCGGTCAGCGCGGCGGTGAAGCTGTCGCACCGATACATCCCGGCGCGTCAGCTGCCGGATAAAGCCGTTGCGCTGCTCGACACCGCCTGCGCCCGCGTCGCGGTCAGCCAGAGCGCGCCGCCTGCGCAGCTGGAAGACTGCCTGCGCCATCTTGCCGCGCTGGACGTGGAAATTGAGATTGCTGAGCGCGAAGCGCGCGTCGGTGCCGGTGACGCCAATCGCGTGACGGCTTTACATGACGAACGCGAGGCGTATGAAACAAAACGCGAAGCTCTGGCCCAGCGCTGGGAAGAAGAGCGCAGCCTGGTGCAGGAGATTATTCGCCTGCGCGCCGCGCTGTTTGCGGCGGGCGATGAAGACAGTGCTGAGCTGCGCCTCCAGCTGGCGGAGCAGCAGCAGGCGCTGAACGCCTTACAGGGTGACGAGCCGCTGCTGTTTGCGGCCGTAGATGAAAACGTGGTTGCCGCGGTGGTCTCTGACTGGACCGGGATCCCGCTGGGCCGGATGGTGAAAAACGAGATCGACGCGGTGCTGAACCTCGCCGACACGCTGAACCAGCGCGTTATCGGCCAGCGTCACGGTCTGGACCTGATTGCCCGCCGCGTGAAAACCTCCCGGGCGAAGCTTGACGACCCGAACAAACCGGTGGGCGTCTTTATGCTGTGCGGCCCGTCCGGCGTCGGTAAAACCGAAACCGCGCTGGCGCTTGCGGAATCATTGTACGGCGGCGAGCAGAACGTTATCACCATCAACATGAGTGAGTTCCAGGAAGCACACACCGTTTCCACCTTAAAAGGTGCGCCTCCGGGGTACGTAGGGTATGGTGAAGGCGGGGTGTTGACCGAGGCCGTGCGCCGCCGCCCGTATAGCGTGGTGCTGCTGGACGAAATTGAAAAAGCGCACCCGGACGTCCACGAGATCTTCTTCCAGGTCTTTGATAAAGGCTGGATGGAAGACGGCGAGGGGCGGCACATTGATTTTCGCAACACCATTATTATTCTGACCTCCAACGTTGGCACCGAGCTGATTAGCGCCATGTGCGCCGATCCGGAGCTGATGCCGGAGCCGGAGGCGTTAAGCGGCGCGCTGCGCCAGCCGCTGCTGGAGGTATTCCCGCCGGCGCTGCTGGGTCGCCTGCTGGTGGTACCGTACTACCCGCTCAGCGACGAGATGCTGGGGCTGATTGTTCGCCTGCAGCTCAAGCGCATTCAGCGCCGTCTGGAAGAGAATCACGGCATTATTTCTGAGTTTGACGACAGCGTGGTGGAACAGATTGTTCAGCGCTGTACCGAGGTGGAGTCCGGTGGCCGCATGGTGGATGCTATCCTGACCAACACCTTACTGCCTCAGATGAGCCAGATCTTACTTACCGCCAGCCGCAGCGATGAGCAGTTCCGACGTCTGCACGTCACCTGCGAGCAGGGCGAGTTTCACTGTCAGTTTGCCGCGTAA
- the tssG gene encoding type VI secretion system baseplate subunit TssG: MSDTATPLRIHRLTRLPDAFWSGVRETPWRYDLFQLLRRIDAQGGERYPLGRAPLPKFEPLRIGQQPSMSFAPSTLAQVRQREESGLHEVSILSFGLFGPNGPLPVHMTEYARERIYHHQDTSLSAFADLFHHRLALLFYRAWADAQPAVSLDRADNRRFEGYLASLIGMGQPGQMNKGSLSAHARFTHAGHLTRHGRDPEGLEKILRNYFKAPVKLVSNVPQWMPLSTREQAQLGAGRRMPRMGESAFLGVAVRDVQHKFRIEIGPLSAEEYNRFLPGEAWVTELRDWVRQYAGVEFEWETRVILREDAVQGTTLGSAGRLGYNTWLGLQPQPVPRGDLVYRAER; encoded by the coding sequence ATGAGTGACACTGCTACACCGCTGCGCATACATCGTCTGACCAGGCTGCCAGATGCGTTCTGGAGCGGGGTCCGTGAGACGCCCTGGCGCTACGATCTGTTTCAGCTGTTAAGGCGCATTGATGCCCAGGGCGGCGAGCGTTACCCGCTGGGACGCGCGCCGCTGCCGAAATTTGAGCCGCTGCGTATCGGCCAGCAGCCGTCGATGAGTTTTGCACCGTCGACGCTGGCCCAGGTACGTCAGCGGGAGGAAAGCGGGCTGCATGAGGTGTCTATCCTCAGCTTCGGCCTGTTTGGCCCGAACGGCCCGCTGCCGGTCCACATGACCGAGTACGCCCGCGAGCGTATTTATCATCATCAGGACACCAGCCTCAGCGCGTTTGCCGATCTGTTCCACCACCGCCTTGCGCTGCTGTTTTACCGCGCCTGGGCGGATGCGCAACCGGCGGTCTCTCTGGATCGCGCTGATAACAGGCGCTTTGAGGGCTACCTGGCGTCGCTGATTGGCATGGGGCAGCCGGGTCAGATGAACAAAGGCAGCCTGAGCGCGCATGCTCGCTTTACCCACGCCGGACACCTGACCCGTCACGGGCGGGATCCGGAGGGGCTGGAGAAGATCCTGCGCAACTATTTTAAAGCGCCGGTCAAACTGGTGAGCAACGTGCCGCAGTGGATGCCGCTTTCTACGCGCGAGCAGGCGCAGCTGGGAGCAGGACGGCGCATGCCGCGCATGGGTGAGTCCGCTTTTCTCGGCGTCGCCGTCCGCGACGTGCAGCATAAGTTTCGCATCGAAATTGGCCCGCTGAGCGCGGAGGAGTACAACCGTTTTCTGCCGGGTGAAGCGTGGGTCACCGAGCTGCGCGACTGGGTGCGTCAGTACGCCGGGGTGGAGTTTGAATGGGAAACACGGGTGATCCTGCGTGAAGACGCGGTGCAGGGCACCACGCTCGGCAGCGCCGGGCGATTAGGCTATAACACCTGGCTGGGCCTTCAGCCGCAGCCTGTCCCGCGTGGCGATCTGGTGTATCGCGCAGAGCGGTAA
- the tssF gene encoding type VI secretion system baseplate subunit TssF gives MESKLLEYYNRELAYLREMGAEFAERYPKVAGRLGMRGIDVADPYTERLMEGFAFLTSRVQMKMDAEFPRFSQRLLEMIAPNYLAPTPSMAIAEIEPDSSRGDLSKGFIVPRGTMMDSLALKKTGVTCSYTTAHEVNLLPLKIDKVELGGVPADLPLAQLGLSQRGINSALRIRIACDGPQNLGHLDFDRLEFFLGGPDIEALKLLELVMEQHAGIVCQTVSPQPQRQLLASDALRQEGFEPDQALLPDDLRNFDGYRLLQEYFAFPARFRFISLSGLSTLIERCEGEKAFDIFILLDKTDQQLERVVDASHLVLHCTPVINLFPKVAARQKLNEGQHEYHLVVDNIRPLDYEIYAVKKIHGSADGQRDDQTFRPFWSTWSGDAGNYGAYFSLRREQRVLSEHALRYGTRTGYIGSEVFVSLVDEQHAPWQENLRYISAEVLCTSRDLPLMLQQELGQFIMADSMPVKSLTLRKGPTPPRPALAEGFSTWRLISQLQMNYLSLMDSENEEGAAALRQLLGLYANLAETPVARQVEGVRHCVLEPVHRRVPEPGPVVFARGIGITLTVDERAFSGASPWLFGSVMERLFARLVSINSFTEFTLKSQQRGEIGYWAPRMGKRALI, from the coding sequence ATGGAAAGTAAACTGCTCGAATATTACAACCGTGAGCTGGCCTACCTGCGCGAAATGGGGGCCGAATTCGCCGAACGCTATCCTAAGGTCGCCGGACGGCTGGGCATGCGCGGCATCGACGTGGCGGACCCGTATACCGAACGTCTGATGGAGGGGTTCGCCTTCCTGACCTCCCGCGTGCAGATGAAAATGGACGCGGAGTTTCCGCGCTTCTCCCAGCGTCTGCTGGAGATGATCGCGCCTAACTATCTCGCGCCCACGCCGTCGATGGCGATCGCGGAGATTGAACCCGACAGCAGCCGGGGTGACCTGAGCAAGGGCTTCATTGTGCCGCGCGGTACCATGATGGATAGCCTGGCGCTGAAGAAGACCGGCGTGACCTGCAGCTATACCACCGCGCACGAGGTCAACCTGCTGCCGCTGAAAATCGACAAGGTCGAGCTGGGCGGCGTGCCCGCCGATCTGCCGCTCGCGCAGCTGGGGCTAAGCCAGCGGGGGATCAACAGCGCCTTACGGATCCGCATCGCCTGCGACGGCCCGCAAAACCTCGGGCACCTGGATTTCGACCGTCTGGAATTCTTCCTCGGCGGTCCGGATATTGAAGCGCTGAAGCTGCTGGAACTGGTGATGGAGCAACACGCCGGGATCGTCTGTCAGACGGTTAGCCCGCAGCCGCAGCGACAGCTGCTGGCGTCTGACGCGTTGCGCCAGGAGGGCTTTGAGCCTGACCAGGCGCTGCTTCCGGACGATCTGCGTAATTTTGACGGCTACCGCCTGCTGCAGGAGTATTTCGCGTTTCCGGCCCGCTTCCGCTTCATTAGCCTGAGCGGCCTGAGCACGCTTATCGAACGCTGTGAAGGCGAAAAAGCCTTCGACATCTTCATTCTGCTGGATAAGACGGATCAACAGCTGGAGCGGGTGGTCGATGCCAGCCATCTGGTGCTGCACTGTACGCCGGTCATCAACCTGTTCCCTAAGGTCGCGGCGCGTCAGAAGCTGAATGAAGGCCAGCATGAATACCATCTGGTGGTCGATAACATTCGTCCGCTGGATTATGAAATTTACGCGGTCAAAAAAATCCATGGCAGCGCGGACGGTCAGCGTGATGACCAGACGTTTCGTCCATTCTGGAGCACATGGAGCGGCGATGCGGGCAACTATGGTGCCTATTTTTCCCTGCGTCGCGAACAGCGCGTGCTATCCGAGCACGCCCTGCGCTATGGCACCCGCACCGGCTATATCGGCTCGGAGGTTTTCGTCTCGCTGGTGGACGAGCAGCATGCCCCCTGGCAGGAAAACCTGCGCTATATCTCTGCCGAGGTGCTCTGCACCAGCCGCGACCTGCCGCTGATGCTGCAGCAGGAGCTCGGGCAGTTCATTATGGCCGACTCCATGCCGGTGAAATCCCTGACCCTGCGTAAAGGGCCGACGCCGCCGCGTCCGGCGCTGGCAGAAGGGTTCAGCACCTGGCGGCTCATCAGCCAGCTACAGATGAACTACCTCAGCCTGATGGACAGCGAAAACGAAGAGGGTGCAGCCGCGCTACGCCAGCTGTTAGGGCTGTACGCCAACCTGGCCGAAACGCCCGTTGCGCGTCAGGTGGAGGGGGTACGCCACTGCGTGCTGGAGCCGGTTCACCGCCGCGTGCCTGAACCCGGCCCGGTCGTCTTCGCCCGCGGGATCGGCATTACCCTGACTGTCGATGAGCGAGCTTTTTCCGGTGCCAGCCCGTGGCTTTTCGGCAGCGTGATGGAACGTCTCTTTGCCCGTCTGGTGTCCATCAACAGCTTTACGGAGTTCACCCTGAAAAGTCAGCAGCGCGGCGAGATTGGCTACTGGGCGCCGCGCATGGGTAAAAGGGCGCTGATATGA
- the tssE gene encoding type VI secretion system baseplate subunit TssE: MSNPAGEGDLLRSGWQARSKQEKVGARDKMQPSLLDRLTDNDPEKKRESANSNLITHAALRRNVLRDLQWLFNTINHDASGDLSALPHVNRSVVNFGVAPLAGKRMSDIEWHDIQRKLTEAIINFEPRILPQGLQVRCVSDTSSLDLHNVLSIEIKGRLWCVPYPLEFLFRTDVDLENGHFELKDAG, from the coding sequence ATGAGTAATCCCGCTGGCGAAGGCGATTTGCTGCGCAGCGGCTGGCAAGCACGCAGCAAGCAGGAGAAGGTGGGGGCGCGCGATAAAATGCAGCCCTCGCTGCTGGATCGCCTCACCGATAACGACCCGGAAAAAAAACGCGAGTCGGCCAACAGCAATCTGATTACTCACGCTGCGCTGCGCCGCAATGTCCTGCGCGATCTACAGTGGCTGTTTAACACTATCAATCACGATGCCTCCGGTGATTTGAGCGCCTTGCCGCACGTGAACCGCTCGGTGGTCAACTTCGGCGTCGCGCCGCTGGCCGGGAAAAGAATGTCGGATATCGAATGGCACGATATTCAGCGCAAGCTCACCGAGGCCATCATCAATTTTGAGCCGCGCATTTTGCCGCAGGGGCTGCAGGTCCGCTGCGTGTCGGATACCTCCTCGCTGGATCTGCACAACGTGCTCTCCATTGAGATCAAAGGGCGTTTGTGGTGTGTGCCGTACCCGCTGGAGTTTCTGTTTCGTACCGATGTCGATCTGGAAAACGGCCATTTTGAACTGAAAGATGCGGGGTGA
- a CDS encoding type VI secretion system accessory protein TagJ: MNTLYQHLAGEPLSDALRRLEADIKVRPADADLRAAFVQFLILSGNWTRALTQLKSWVALKPQAKPTVTLLEQSILGELQRAQVMAGQARPAMPDTLWPWLTTLAAALSEEGERAQTLRLDALDQAQANPGRIILENDETQAFDWLMDGDARLGPVCETLVNGRYFWLPFSAIAEIRFQAPASVADLVWRHALVRLTDGTEQVCQIPARYPFAEDASDAVMLGRTTEWLPLEADGTLYEGRGQKAWLSEQSEYPLLSLNLVTFATDEADE, from the coding sequence CGATATCAAAGTCCGTCCGGCAGATGCCGATCTCCGTGCCGCATTTGTACAGTTTCTGATCCTCAGCGGGAACTGGACGCGCGCCCTGACCCAGCTGAAAAGCTGGGTGGCGCTGAAGCCCCAGGCGAAGCCCACCGTTACGCTGCTGGAGCAATCCATCCTGGGCGAGCTACAGCGCGCGCAGGTGATGGCGGGGCAAGCGCGTCCGGCTATGCCTGACACCCTGTGGCCGTGGCTGACAACCCTTGCTGCGGCGTTGAGCGAAGAGGGCGAGCGAGCGCAGACGCTGCGTCTGGACGCGCTTGACCAGGCTCAGGCCAACCCAGGCCGCATCATCCTCGAAAACGACGAGACGCAGGCGTTTGACTGGCTGATGGACGGCGACGCCCGCCTCGGCCCGGTGTGTGAAACCCTTGTGAACGGCCGTTATTTCTGGCTGCCGTTTAGCGCTATCGCCGAGATCCGTTTCCAGGCACCCGCCAGCGTCGCCGATCTGGTCTGGCGTCACGCGCTGGTGCGTCTTACCGACGGTACGGAGCAGGTGTGTCAGATCCCGGCGCGCTATCCGTTTGCTGAAGACGCTTCGGATGCCGTCATGCTCGGGCGTACGACCGAATGGTTGCCGCTCGAGGCTGACGGTACGCTGTACGAAGGGCGGGGCCAGAAGGCGTGGCTGAGCGAGCAAAGCGAATACCCGCTGCTTTCCCTGAACCTCGTGACGTTTGCGACGGATGAAGCTGATGAGTAA